From Camarhynchus parvulus chromosome 22, STF_HiC, whole genome shotgun sequence, a single genomic window includes:
- the LOC115912600 gene encoding cytosolic purine 5'-nucleotidase-like isoform X4, giving the protein MAPSLTEAHLYACLVDFFTNCSRYVNCDTGYKHGNLFMSFRSMFQDVREAMDHVHLSGCLKEKTLENLEKYVVKDPRVPLLLSRMKEVGKVFLATNSDYTYTDAIMSYLFDFSNEDKADVPRRPWRSYLDLIVVDTRKPLFFAEGTVLRQVDTDTGKLRIGTYTGPLQHCAVYSGGSSDVVCDLLGVKGKDILYMGDHIFGDILKSKKRQGWRTFLVVPELARELQVWTEKSELFEELRSLDLFLAELYQHLDSGSSERPDISSIKRRIQKVTHEMDMCYGKMGSLFRCGSRQTLFANQLMRYADLYAASFINFLYYPFSYLFRAPPVLMAHESTVEHSHRDSGDAGTALPPWLAQHGDPHQQVPQDSSGEEEDDGEA; this is encoded by the exons ATGGCCCCCTCCCTCACAGAGGCCCACCTCTATGCCTGTCTTGTGGACTTCTTCACCAACTGCTCCAGATATGTCAA CTGTGACACCGGCTACAAGCACGGGAACCTCTTCATGTCCTTCCGCAGCATGTTCCAGGATGTGCGCGAGGCCATGGACCATGTCCACCTCTCT ggctgcctcaAGGAGAAGACGCTGGAGAACCTGGAGAAATACGTGGTGAAGGAT CCCCGTGTGCCGCTGCTGCTGAGCCGCATGAAGGAGGTGGGGAAGGTCTTCCTGGCCACCAACAGTGACTACACCTACACTGAT GCCATCATGTCCTACCTGTTTGACTTCAGCAATGAGGACAAG GCTGACGTCCCACGGCGGCCCTGGAGGTCCTACCTCGACCTGATTGTGGTGGACACCCGCAAGCCCCTCTTCTTTGCTGAGGGCACTGTCCTGCGCCAAGTGGACACG GACACGGGGAAGCTGCGCATTGGGACGTACACGGGCcccctgcagcactgtgctgtgtACTCTGGTG GCTCCTCGGATGTGGTGTGTGACCTCCTGGGTGTGAAGGGCAAGGACATCCTCTACATGGGGGACCACATCTTCGGGGACATCCTGAAATCCAAGAAGCGGCAGGGCTGGCGCACCTTCCTGGTGGTGCCTGAGCTGGCCCGAGAGCTGCAGGTCTGGACAGAGAAGAGtg AGCTGTTTGAGGAGCTGCGGAGCCTGGATCTCTTCCTGGCCGAGCTGTACCA GCACTTGGACAGTGGCAGCAGTGAGCGCCCAGACATCAGCTCCATCAAGCGCCGGATCCAG AAAGTCACACATGAGATGGACATGTGCTATGGAAAGATGGGCAGCCTGTTCCGCTGTGGCTCACGTCAGACACTCTTTGCCAACCAGCTGATGCGCTATGCAGACCTCTACGCTGCCTCCTTTATCAACTTCCTCTATTACCCCTTCAGCTACCTCTTCCGGGCTCCCCCTGTCCTG ATGGCTCACGAGTCAACAGTGGAGCACTCTCACCGGGACTCAGGGGATGCCGGCACTGCCCTTCCTCCCTGGCTGGCCCAGCATGGTGACCCTCACCAGCAG GTCCCCCAGGACTCaagtggggaggaggaagatgatggAGAAGCCTGA
- the LOC115912600 gene encoding cytosolic purine 5'-nucleotidase-like isoform X1, with protein sequence MCRGLLPPAWVKAGPGPASAAPGCRKSPGRGQPGEGPEHWAHGGFGRIFVNRSLALEKIKCFGFDMDYTLAMYKSPDYEELAFALLLEHLVAIGYPPEILAYKYDPTFPTRGLVFDALYGNLLKVDSHGNLLVCAHGFRFLKGAEILHYYPNKFIQRDDMKRFHILNTLFNLTEAHLYACLVDFFTNCSRYVNCDTGYKHGNLFMSFRSMFQDVREAMDHVHLSGCLKEKTLENLEKYVVKDPRVPLLLSRMKEVGKVFLATNSDYTYTDAIMSYLFDFSNEDKADVPRRPWRSYLDLIVVDTRKPLFFAEGTVLRQVDTDTGKLRIGTYTGPLQHCAVYSGGSSDVVCDLLGVKGKDILYMGDHIFGDILKSKKRQGWRTFLVVPELARELQVWTEKSELFEELRSLDLFLAELYQHLDSGSSERPDISSIKRRIQKVTHEMDMCYGKMGSLFRCGSRQTLFANQLMRYADLYAASFINFLYYPFSYLFRAPPVLMAHESTVEHSHRDSGDAGTALPPWLAQHGDPHQQVPQDSSGEEEDDGEA encoded by the exons ATGTGCCGTGGGCTGCTCCCTCCCGCCTGGGTCaaggccgggccgggccccgcgtCAGCGGCCCCGGGGTGTCGGAAGAGCCCCGGGCGGGGGCAGCCGGGAGAGGGGCCGGAGCATTGGGCACACGGAGGGTTCGGGAG GATCTTTGTCAACCGGAGCCTGGCGCTGGAGAAGATCAAGTGCTTTGGCTTTGACATGGACTACACCTTGGCCA TGTACAAGTCCCCTGACTACGAGGAGCTGGCCTTcgctctgctgctggagcacctTGTTGCCATTGGGTACCCTCCTGAGATCCTGGCCTACAAATATGACCCCACCTTCCCCACCCG GGGGCTGGTGTTCGATGCCCTGTATGGGAACCTGCTGAAGGTGGATTCCCACGGGAACCTGCTGGTCTGTGCCCATGGCTTCCGTTTCCTCAAGGG agccGAAATCCTCCACTATTACCCCAACAAGTTCATCCAGCGGGATGACATGAAGCGCTTCCACATCCTCAACACCCTCTTCAACCTCACAG AGGCCCACCTCTATGCCTGTCTTGTGGACTTCTTCACCAACTGCTCCAGATATGTCAA CTGTGACACCGGCTACAAGCACGGGAACCTCTTCATGTCCTTCCGCAGCATGTTCCAGGATGTGCGCGAGGCCATGGACCATGTCCACCTCTCT ggctgcctcaAGGAGAAGACGCTGGAGAACCTGGAGAAATACGTGGTGAAGGAT CCCCGTGTGCCGCTGCTGCTGAGCCGCATGAAGGAGGTGGGGAAGGTCTTCCTGGCCACCAACAGTGACTACACCTACACTGAT GCCATCATGTCCTACCTGTTTGACTTCAGCAATGAGGACAAG GCTGACGTCCCACGGCGGCCCTGGAGGTCCTACCTCGACCTGATTGTGGTGGACACCCGCAAGCCCCTCTTCTTTGCTGAGGGCACTGTCCTGCGCCAAGTGGACACG GACACGGGGAAGCTGCGCATTGGGACGTACACGGGCcccctgcagcactgtgctgtgtACTCTGGTG GCTCCTCGGATGTGGTGTGTGACCTCCTGGGTGTGAAGGGCAAGGACATCCTCTACATGGGGGACCACATCTTCGGGGACATCCTGAAATCCAAGAAGCGGCAGGGCTGGCGCACCTTCCTGGTGGTGCCTGAGCTGGCCCGAGAGCTGCAGGTCTGGACAGAGAAGAGtg AGCTGTTTGAGGAGCTGCGGAGCCTGGATCTCTTCCTGGCCGAGCTGTACCA GCACTTGGACAGTGGCAGCAGTGAGCGCCCAGACATCAGCTCCATCAAGCGCCGGATCCAG AAAGTCACACATGAGATGGACATGTGCTATGGAAAGATGGGCAGCCTGTTCCGCTGTGGCTCACGTCAGACACTCTTTGCCAACCAGCTGATGCGCTATGCAGACCTCTACGCTGCCTCCTTTATCAACTTCCTCTATTACCCCTTCAGCTACCTCTTCCGGGCTCCCCCTGTCCTG ATGGCTCACGAGTCAACAGTGGAGCACTCTCACCGGGACTCAGGGGATGCCGGCACTGCCCTTCCTCCCTGGCTGGCCCAGCATGGTGACCCTCACCAGCAG GTCCCCCAGGACTCaagtggggaggaggaagatgatggAGAAGCCTGA
- the LOC115912600 gene encoding cytosolic purine 5'-nucleotidase-like isoform X2, whose product MGSEGQRGPAAARGPGQGDPRALRRDCQHRIFVNRSLALEKIKCFGFDMDYTLAMYKSPDYEELAFALLLEHLVAIGYPPEILAYKYDPTFPTRGLVFDALYGNLLKVDSHGNLLVCAHGFRFLKGAEILHYYPNKFIQRDDMKRFHILNTLFNLTEAHLYACLVDFFTNCSRYVNCDTGYKHGNLFMSFRSMFQDVREAMDHVHLSGCLKEKTLENLEKYVVKDPRVPLLLSRMKEVGKVFLATNSDYTYTDAIMSYLFDFSNEDKADVPRRPWRSYLDLIVVDTRKPLFFAEGTVLRQVDTDTGKLRIGTYTGPLQHCAVYSGGSSDVVCDLLGVKGKDILYMGDHIFGDILKSKKRQGWRTFLVVPELARELQVWTEKSELFEELRSLDLFLAELYQHLDSGSSERPDISSIKRRIQKVTHEMDMCYGKMGSLFRCGSRQTLFANQLMRYADLYAASFINFLYYPFSYLFRAPPVLMAHESTVEHSHRDSGDAGTALPPWLAQHGDPHQQVPQDSSGEEEDDGEA is encoded by the exons ATGGGCAGCGAGGGCCagcggggcccggcggcggccCGGGGCCCCGGGCAGGGCGACCCCCGGGCCCTGCGGAGGGACTGCCAGCACCG GATCTTTGTCAACCGGAGCCTGGCGCTGGAGAAGATCAAGTGCTTTGGCTTTGACATGGACTACACCTTGGCCA TGTACAAGTCCCCTGACTACGAGGAGCTGGCCTTcgctctgctgctggagcacctTGTTGCCATTGGGTACCCTCCTGAGATCCTGGCCTACAAATATGACCCCACCTTCCCCACCCG GGGGCTGGTGTTCGATGCCCTGTATGGGAACCTGCTGAAGGTGGATTCCCACGGGAACCTGCTGGTCTGTGCCCATGGCTTCCGTTTCCTCAAGGG agccGAAATCCTCCACTATTACCCCAACAAGTTCATCCAGCGGGATGACATGAAGCGCTTCCACATCCTCAACACCCTCTTCAACCTCACAG AGGCCCACCTCTATGCCTGTCTTGTGGACTTCTTCACCAACTGCTCCAGATATGTCAA CTGTGACACCGGCTACAAGCACGGGAACCTCTTCATGTCCTTCCGCAGCATGTTCCAGGATGTGCGCGAGGCCATGGACCATGTCCACCTCTCT ggctgcctcaAGGAGAAGACGCTGGAGAACCTGGAGAAATACGTGGTGAAGGAT CCCCGTGTGCCGCTGCTGCTGAGCCGCATGAAGGAGGTGGGGAAGGTCTTCCTGGCCACCAACAGTGACTACACCTACACTGAT GCCATCATGTCCTACCTGTTTGACTTCAGCAATGAGGACAAG GCTGACGTCCCACGGCGGCCCTGGAGGTCCTACCTCGACCTGATTGTGGTGGACACCCGCAAGCCCCTCTTCTTTGCTGAGGGCACTGTCCTGCGCCAAGTGGACACG GACACGGGGAAGCTGCGCATTGGGACGTACACGGGCcccctgcagcactgtgctgtgtACTCTGGTG GCTCCTCGGATGTGGTGTGTGACCTCCTGGGTGTGAAGGGCAAGGACATCCTCTACATGGGGGACCACATCTTCGGGGACATCCTGAAATCCAAGAAGCGGCAGGGCTGGCGCACCTTCCTGGTGGTGCCTGAGCTGGCCCGAGAGCTGCAGGTCTGGACAGAGAAGAGtg AGCTGTTTGAGGAGCTGCGGAGCCTGGATCTCTTCCTGGCCGAGCTGTACCA GCACTTGGACAGTGGCAGCAGTGAGCGCCCAGACATCAGCTCCATCAAGCGCCGGATCCAG AAAGTCACACATGAGATGGACATGTGCTATGGAAAGATGGGCAGCCTGTTCCGCTGTGGCTCACGTCAGACACTCTTTGCCAACCAGCTGATGCGCTATGCAGACCTCTACGCTGCCTCCTTTATCAACTTCCTCTATTACCCCTTCAGCTACCTCTTCCGGGCTCCCCCTGTCCTG ATGGCTCACGAGTCAACAGTGGAGCACTCTCACCGGGACTCAGGGGATGCCGGCACTGCCCTTCCTCCCTGGCTGGCCCAGCATGGTGACCCTCACCAGCAG GTCCCCCAGGACTCaagtggggaggaggaagatgatggAGAAGCCTGA
- the LOC115912600 gene encoding cytosolic purine 5'-nucleotidase-like isoform X3, protein MASVSSREAHLYACLVDFFTNCSRYVNCDTGYKHGNLFMSFRSMFQDVREAMDHVHLSGCLKEKTLENLEKYVVKDPRVPLLLSRMKEVGKVFLATNSDYTYTDAIMSYLFDFSNEDKADVPRRPWRSYLDLIVVDTRKPLFFAEGTVLRQVDTDTGKLRIGTYTGPLQHCAVYSGGSSDVVCDLLGVKGKDILYMGDHIFGDILKSKKRQGWRTFLVVPELARELQVWTEKSELFEELRSLDLFLAELYQHLDSGSSERPDISSIKRRIQKVTHEMDMCYGKMGSLFRCGSRQTLFANQLMRYADLYAASFINFLYYPFSYLFRAPPVLMAHESTVEHSHRDSGDAGTALPPWLAQHGDPHQQVPQDSSGEEEDDGEA, encoded by the exons ATGGCTTCCGTTTCCTCAAGGG AGGCCCACCTCTATGCCTGTCTTGTGGACTTCTTCACCAACTGCTCCAGATATGTCAA CTGTGACACCGGCTACAAGCACGGGAACCTCTTCATGTCCTTCCGCAGCATGTTCCAGGATGTGCGCGAGGCCATGGACCATGTCCACCTCTCT ggctgcctcaAGGAGAAGACGCTGGAGAACCTGGAGAAATACGTGGTGAAGGAT CCCCGTGTGCCGCTGCTGCTGAGCCGCATGAAGGAGGTGGGGAAGGTCTTCCTGGCCACCAACAGTGACTACACCTACACTGAT GCCATCATGTCCTACCTGTTTGACTTCAGCAATGAGGACAAG GCTGACGTCCCACGGCGGCCCTGGAGGTCCTACCTCGACCTGATTGTGGTGGACACCCGCAAGCCCCTCTTCTTTGCTGAGGGCACTGTCCTGCGCCAAGTGGACACG GACACGGGGAAGCTGCGCATTGGGACGTACACGGGCcccctgcagcactgtgctgtgtACTCTGGTG GCTCCTCGGATGTGGTGTGTGACCTCCTGGGTGTGAAGGGCAAGGACATCCTCTACATGGGGGACCACATCTTCGGGGACATCCTGAAATCCAAGAAGCGGCAGGGCTGGCGCACCTTCCTGGTGGTGCCTGAGCTGGCCCGAGAGCTGCAGGTCTGGACAGAGAAGAGtg AGCTGTTTGAGGAGCTGCGGAGCCTGGATCTCTTCCTGGCCGAGCTGTACCA GCACTTGGACAGTGGCAGCAGTGAGCGCCCAGACATCAGCTCCATCAAGCGCCGGATCCAG AAAGTCACACATGAGATGGACATGTGCTATGGAAAGATGGGCAGCCTGTTCCGCTGTGGCTCACGTCAGACACTCTTTGCCAACCAGCTGATGCGCTATGCAGACCTCTACGCTGCCTCCTTTATCAACTTCCTCTATTACCCCTTCAGCTACCTCTTCCGGGCTCCCCCTGTCCTG ATGGCTCACGAGTCAACAGTGGAGCACTCTCACCGGGACTCAGGGGATGCCGGCACTGCCCTTCCTCCCTGGCTGGCCCAGCATGGTGACCCTCACCAGCAG GTCCCCCAGGACTCaagtggggaggaggaagatgatggAGAAGCCTGA